One Cucumis melo cultivar AY chromosome 8, USDA_Cmelo_AY_1.0, whole genome shotgun sequence genomic window, TTCATGATTTTCTTTGATAAATCGAATTTTCATTTTGAATTTCTCTACCACATGTGTTTTCTCTTGTTAGTTAGTATACAGTTTTCtagaacatttttaaatatagcaaaaagaatcaaaacatttacaaaatataacaaaatcttaGATTCTATCGATCAACGATATTGATAGACATTAATAAAAGTTTACAAGTGCCTATCAATATCGTCGtttatataatctaaaattttactatactCTATAAACATTTTCATCAGTTTTATCCTTTACaataatttcttcttttttatatcTTCATATATAAATTACTGTCATTTGCTAACATTTAGCTTAACTctatcaacattcttttttatttattttgcttttgtctatatatatattatttctaccaaaacaaatcctaaattacttttaaaaatcaaccatcgtatttaattgttgtaatatagatgaaaatataaataatatactttTGGGACCAACAAAACGATCGATTTCTTGGACTTTGATATATTTGCAACGACAAGTTGGCATAAGTTTAGTTAAACATCGATGTTGTCTTTAACTGGGTGACTATTATACCCCTAACTTTggaaggtatatatatatatatatatatatatagagagagagagagagagagagtaagtATATTTGATATGAAAAAGAGACAAAAGAATGAGATGTGAAATATATATTCAAAGGGAGCGGCTTAAAATATTGGACTTTGGTGCTCAACCACTAAAAAGAGAGAATATGAGAAGGTGTTTTAGTTTGAAATAATGGTAACCACTTATCATTGAAAAAACCTCCCCTTTCCCTTTGACTTCTAActcttctttttatatatatatatatatatattttaccaAAATTAAACATTTCACATTACCAAGTGAAGAaccatttctttatttttattttattttagctcTTATCCTTTCAATTCATTAACATATTTCATTAGAAGCTTCTAAATTTAGACTACTTTTgcaattttaaataaaattttatcatATATAACTACtatatttctttaaatattattttttctattatttgttaaataataacattaatttttttaatgactAAATTTATGTTAGATTTTGGTAAAATGTCAAGATAGTAGTTTCGTGTGCTTAACGAAGTCATGAGTTCTAAGTAGTATAAAAAGAGTAGATGTGCCTTTTGTTTCAAATTATTCCAATTtaaaacactttaaaatttgGTATGTTAACTGTACTATGTAAGTGATATAATATTTCGAGAGAGCGTGATCTTGTAATTGAAGTATCGAGAGAGATTTTTGTGTGAGTGTAATAGTTTACGGCACAATGAATTTTTGTGCATCCTTGGCTTTTTCTTCTATTTGGAGTTCTTTGCATAAATTATTGTGTTGGATTataattgttttctttaaatttctttattatttttttttggtgGTGAGAGGTTTTTCTCATCAATTTAAAACAatagaaattaacaaaaaagaTATGCGTGGGAGAAATGCTGAAATTGTTTCATTTAGCAAAAACTTCACTAAATGTCGGAAAACACACTGCATGGAATTTTAGGAGTTGAAACACTCTCGACATTTTGGCTAGCTCTAACATTAATTGGTTGGAAAACCTAATGaccaaaattatattttaatccATTGTATATCTCATCAGGAAAATTTACctattttatttctcttttggttttttcCTCTACttcttataaattttatttgtattatattttCAATGTGAAACTAAAGatatgtatatgtgtgtgtatattatattattgaaTGTAAATTTGTTTATCTTATTACAAAAGGAAGAAAGTGTATTTTTcgaaaaatctcaaaattattttaaatgattttttttttttaattttcacgataaaaatattcaaatattacaatttatttGTAATATATCACGATATCTTACTTTATTagatttttataaaatataaactaaacattgttttcaaattaagatttattttctaaaaaggaACTATATAAACCTCTTTTTTGTTGCAACAATTGAAAAAAAACACACTAATTGActcaaaaaataagaaaattaaaccAATCAAGCTTTGTTTAGAACAATATGCTCCAagaatttttggttttttcttgtAATATAAGGTGGTGGACCACTATTATTACCTAccttatcttttaattttaatataagcttagatttattgtttgattattatttttttaaatacacAAACAAACAGATTTAAGTATTAATAAATGTTGAAATCGAAACCCTTTctagaaaatgaaaataaaataatttgtcAGAGAATCCAACCAATTGTTTAAGCATAATTTATGAAGTTCCCTTTTTATACAATTAATTACTCTCTTACATTAATTGGTTAATTATATACATGCAATTAATACCATGTTTCTAGAGATAGATTAATGATTGTGGTCAGCATGAATGGCTGCTTAATTaatcttaattattttttttttaataaattaattaatcttatttatttgttttagtaTTGATACTTGTATGGGTGGGTTGGTGAGAGTATTGTGATTTGAATTGgcttttgtttaaaattaaatgttaaaaaaaaaaaaagagtaaaaagaaaaaagttagcttatgtttttctcacttttttaatttttaactttgTTTGCTTTCATAATAATTTTAGTACACAATGGCATAGTGTTTTAGGATGTAGGGCTGATGTAGCCTTTTCAAGCATTTTGATTAAGTCATTTTAGAAATAAGAGAAAAACTAGAGCCTTTTGACCACCATTTAGAATAGATTTGAAGATTTTTCAAAAGTttgttttaaaatgtttttgttAGAAAATGAAAACCCATTCTCTTGAAAAAcgtttttttttctcaaactaGTCCAAACAGACTTTTATTCTactaaattaagtttttttttttgttttttatatctGTGAGTATTTGTGTCAACTTACGAATACCTTGACTAATCTCACGAGACAACTTGACTGACTCTACAACATTTGGTGTCAAGAAAACTCGTAAATATCAAACCATTATTTAAACAATGCtaatataaaaaaatctatGTTTCAGTGGAAACATACTTTAATTTTGGAAAGTAGAGATAGTAAAATGAAGAAAGTAATAAGTTGATCATattgtttataattttatattttgaaaactgaaaataaaatcctatttagtaattatttgatttttggttttagattttagaaattatctttgtttttttgcaattttttattcatgatttttatattttctaggTAGAATTTGAAACCttaaccaattttttaaaaaaacaatgtataagtttttttttttttctctctcaatGTTTGGAATTTTCAAGAGCTATATAAacttattatcattattattatatttggaATTGAAGAAATAAGAGGGAGTTGAAAATGTGACAAGGACAGATAATTGGGCCAATAAAGGGCCCAGTGGGCTGGGCCTAATAATTAATGGCGATTTTGAAATATCAACGCTTTGACTTGATTTCAACGCATATAAAGTCGGCTGTTTCGGATTTTTGCTTCAATTTGTTCAACCGAGGATTTGGCGATGCACAACACGTAAATAATAATCGTTTACTTTCACACTGACACTGGCTTTGTCTTTCACTAACATAAGTTTACATTTTAGTAGTTGAATTAGTGAAAGTTTAATTAGCTGTTGATATTGTTGTGTATTATTTTCTAACGtgttttaaatgaaatttatatgtttgttttttctttttaaaagaatatgtgattttttttttaaaactatatagTCTTGAAGgtctaattttaaataaattaaaattgagaactaattaaaattttaatggtATCAATCAAACTATCTCATACTTTGTGAGTGATTTTTACCCTCcagtttaaatttgaaattgacTTAATAAGTATAGTTTGACactgaccttttttttttttttttaatcagtTTTGTATTTGGAAATTTTATGACAAAGATAGAAAATTAGAAATGAAAATGTTTAgacataaaaatgaaattggAACATAATTAAGTAAAGATTTATCCCAAGAGGTgtttagaaataaataaatttttaattagaatttttttattttgttattattgCCAGATCTGGGTGTTTGGTCTAGTGGTATGATTCTCGCTTCGGGTGCGAGAGGTCGCGAGTTCGATTCTCGCAACACCCCcccataaaaattattttattgttttttagaTCAATATGAACGGGCCCATTTTTAGAAGGCCCAAAACAAGCTTTCCGCCCAAATATGTCGTCATCAAGTGAACAAAATCCGAAGACTCGCTGTGACCTTCTTCTCGATTAATTAGGGTTTTTTCCATCTCTCTGACCTCTGTTCTGTAGAAACCTCTTCACAGCTCTTTCTTTCGTTCTTCACCATGAGTAGGTCAGGACAGCCTCCGGATCTCAAAAAGTAAGTGTATCTTAACTTTTATATTTTTGGTTCGATTATTTTAGCTATTTTCAGGTTCTCATTTCCCTCCTTTTTTTGCAGATATATGGACAAAAAGCTTCAGAGTAAGTTCTATTTCTCACAAGCTTGTTTCTACATTTCGTTGTCATTTATTATATAGATGTTGTCTCTCAGTTTAATTCTGGAGAAGTTggaaatgtttgttttctattaATTTATGCCATATGATTTGCAATTCCGTTTGCTATTATTACTGCGAACTTTATCGTGCACTGAAACAAAACaatgtctttttgtaatgtgaGGATCCTGAAGTTGAGTTTTACGAGTCTGGGGTTTAGGGATTTGTGTTTACGTGTAACTGTTTGGAGACGAATGGAGGAAGTATTGAGACTTTAGGGTTAGATAATATATTACTGAAGATTGATTCTCTCTACCAAATCTAGTGGTCATCTGCTATAGATTGAACATGAGTATTTTAGTAACATGTTGAAACTATGTGCATTCAAATTGACGATGCTTCTAAATTGAATTTTGCAGTAAAACTCAATGCTAATCGCTTGGTAATTGGAACTCTTCGAGGCTTTGACCAATTTATGAATCTAGTGGTTGACAACACAGTGGAAGTGAATGGCAACGAGAAAACTGATATTGGCATGGTGGTGGGTCGCTGTTATTTTCTTCTCTAATCATTTCTTTTCCAAAATGGAAACAATACTTTTCTTTGATATGTGATGAAAAGAGATAGATGCTCAAATTAAAAAGAGACGTAGTGTATAGGCAACAAGAACTAGAGTTAGGGGATCAGTAAAATACAACTATTAAAAGTAGGTACAGTATGAAAAAATAGCATAATTAATTTGAAGACATGGAATCATTCTAATTTATACAAATATCTTGAATGAAATAAGCCTCATCATCTTTGGATTGGGAACACCATTTTGAGACTATGGGACAGTTGAACCAACAGCTGAACCAAAATGATTCGATGAGTTCGGAAGGTTGTGTGTGTCAAATCATTGCATTCTCAATGTTTGCTTTAATTGATTAACGCTGCAATAATCCAAGAATTGATCACTGTTTTGGTTTTTATTTCAGGTGATTAGAGGAAATAGTGTGGTCACTGTTGAAGCACTTGAACCTGTAAACAGGATGCAGTGATTGCGAACTTGGAAGTTGGTTTGATTCTTGCTGCAGATCTGTTTAATAGATCGAGTGATAAACATTCGGAATGTTAATGTATAATTTTGGGATGTTATGGATTTTAGTTGGAATTCTTGTACTCCATCATTCTGGACAGCCAGGATTATAATTTCAGCAGTGGGGTTTCTGTATTATTCTGGGAAAAAGAGATTCATTGCATTGGGTAAGATTTTTCTCACGAAACATTACATTCTCTCTTCTACCAAAGCACCAAGATCCAAATTCTATTTGTTCCAAGTCTATTAGTGCCACTGTATCATTTCGAAATGTGCTCATTAATCTTTATACAGAAAATCCAAAAGAGATAGTTTCAACAATACGTTGCCAAATCAACCAATTTTCTACATTTCCTCTTCTTCATTGTAAGTTTTGAAGAAACTATCGAAGCCTGCTAGTGATTGGAATTTTTTGCTACAAGTTCATATATTACATTGTAGTTTATATTGGGATAAAGTTGATTAAAATTCCTAGATTGTAGTTTATATTTGGGAAATGTGGATTATTATGTTTTCTGTCGGTTCTTTTGCAATCataattgtaaaaaacaaaCCACGGGCAGTTTGTCTGTGTTTAACAGCGATTGTGTTTTTGGACGTGTTAGATTAGACATTGAATTGAACATATTAAAGTGATCTTAATCATTTAAAATTTACCTCTAAATACGTCATATTGTTCTAGTTTGGGAAGGAATCTTGTAAATTCCTTTTAAATGCTTCTAATCCTTATATTTTGTAATTGAAGCAGGAATATACGCCACTGGGGTAACATGATGCAATCTACAATCTATTAGCATGAATGGAGATTATAGGTGTTAACTGTTAATCTATAGACTTTCACCAGAGTCGAAATTTTAATTTGTACACATTCTCCGCTTAATGAGACACATCTGTGGCTCTTTTCATGTTATTAGCCCACTTATGAAACCATCACGTATTCAGTGAAGTTCTAAGTTCAAGGACTAAGAGACACTTAATTTTAAATCTAACTGAACCTAATTAAGTCCATGATTCTACCAATAATCTTTACAAGAACAGCTCCCATTTCTAAAATGATGGAACCGAGTAGCATCTCTAACAGTTAATTGGCGATCGGCAATTTTACTAACCATCTTGAAAAACAAGTGACAATCTTCACATATCCTAAGATTCTTTATAATAACAACTTCAGCCCCAGTCGTAGTATTCAGGAGTCCAAAGGCAACAGCCAATTTTTCGCTGTGAACTCCAACACCAGTAAAAAAATCTTTGTTGCTTTCTTCTCTATTGTCCTTCTTAGGCTTTCCAAATTCCTGCATTATTATCGCTTCTAACTCTTCCAAAACTCTGTATATCTCATCAGACTGAGGATGGTTTCTATCCCCAACTATAAATGGGTGAACTCTGCCTTTCAATTCAACATAGCTACATCCAGGATCCTTCTTCAGCTTCTTCTCCTTCATCATAATCCGAATCCTCAAAACCCCTTTTGAATTATTGGCATCAGAGTAAatgtttgataataaaacgtaGTATCCTATGTTTTCTGGTTCATGTTCGATCACACGTTCAAAAGCCAACTCTGCTAACTCAACATTCTTGTGGATTTTACAAGCACCTAGAAGAGCTCCCCAGACGGCACCGTCAGGCTTTATTGGCATGGATTCAATTAGATTTTGAGCTTCTTTAAGCCGCCCTGCTCGCCCCAGAAGATCCACCATACATGAATAATGTTCTTGACCTGGTTCCAATCGATAGTTTCTCTTCATCATTTTGAAGTATTCCAAGCCCTGATCAGTGAGCCCTGCATGGCTACAGGCAGACAAGACACACACAAATGCAGTTCCATCAGGTTCAATGCCACTCCTTATCATCTCTTTGAAAAGCTGCACTGCAATTTCTCCATGTCCATGCATTCCATAGCCACCTATAATTGCTGTCCAGGAAACTAATGTTCTCTCAGGCATTCCATCAAACACGGATTGTGCTTTTGTCAAATTGCCACACCTTGCGTACATATTGATCAAAGCATTATTCAGAAATGGATTATTGGTAAACCCACTTGCTTGGATCTTAAATTCTACCGCATGGCCAACGCTCTGAGCTCCAAGGTTAGCGCAAGATGATAAAACCCCAACAAGAGTTATAGGATCTGGGCGAACCCCATTCATATCCATGTTACGATAGAGCTCCAAAACATTAGTTGCCAGCCCATTTTGTGCGTACCCAGAAACCATAGCGTTCCAAGAAATCAGACCCTTCAcaggcatttcatcaaacagcTTCTGTGCATAATTAACCGAGCCACATTTCATGTACATAGTAATGAAGCAATTAACAACAGAGACTTCTGAATCAAATCCATATTTCAATGTGGAGCAATGTAGAGACGATCCAAGCTCCAAATTAATCGGAGATACACAAGCTGGAATCAAACCCAGCAAAGTAACTGAATTAACAGGGATACCCTCCTCATTCATTTGGCGAAACAAAAGAACCGCGTCAGAACATTTTGAATTCGAAGCATAGCCGGAAATCAAGGCATTGTAGCAAACAGTAAGCTTTCTGGAGTGGAAATTCTCATCGAACACTTTACGGGCATTCTCGACCAAAGATCCTTTACAATACATAGAAATCAAACCAGTTTGCACAAAAGGTTCAAATATACACCCAACTTTGATAATTTGACCATGGAATTGACCACCGAGTATGGGGTGTGAGAGGGCCGCGCAGGATTTGAGAGCAAACGGGAAAGTGAAAGCATTGGGGCGATCACCATGGCGAAGCATTTGGGGATAGAGACTTAGAGCTTGAAGAAATTGGCATCGTTTTGCTAATTCTCTGAGCTGAGTGTTCCATGGCGTTGAGAGAGCGTTCATAGATTTTGATTTGCGATGATTTTTCATTTCCCGTTAGTCTAGAGGTTGAAGAAAAGAGCAATCACTGCGTTTGAACACAGAGCGTCGATGCGTCCACGTCATCAAAATAAACGGTTCAGATTTGAGTTGAAAAGGATAAGCGAAAAATCGGATATATTATCTCTGAGTGGATAAAAGGAAAATTAGACACTTAGACTTGGGGGAGCTAAGAGAAAATCGTCGAATTTGGCAATGGAGGGATTGCAAATTTCGACTGTTGCTTCTCGTCATTTGAATTCGAATTCTCAATCTAACTGTGCAAGTAGAGGCTTGTGCCATGGTTCCAACTGCGCGAGAAAATCCTTGAGTATTTCATCTTCTTGGCTTGGTTCGAGCAATTTGAAGTCGCTCTCTTCGAGGAATTTGTTCACAGTAAGACAGTGATTGAGTTAGTAATTGCGTATTTGAGTTACTTTCTGATTGTTGCCTTGAAATTATAGCGATTTTGAGGAAGAATTTTGTGTAGTTTAACGAATTAGTGCTAAAATTTTGTTACTCCATCCGATTAGAAATATTGTTCTGGATGTATGATAACAGAGATATTGTGATTATTTCAAGTTGTAAATTGCTTGTTGAGGGGAAATTTGGGAAAATAAGGCCTTCTTATCTTTCACTGGTAGACGTTAGTCTTGCTACCATTTGTGTCAATTGGAGAGGATTCTTGAATGTTTTGCTATTTACTATTGAATGCAAATAATACTTTCTCAGGTTCCTTAGGTTTGGTTTTGATTTTTTCCACAGAGGGAGATTTGGGGTTGGCTTCATGCCAAGACTGCTAACACTAGGAGAGATATGCGTGGGGTTGTACGAGCTGAAATGTTCGGCCAGTTGACAAGTGGCCTGGAGGCTGCTTGGAACAAGCTCAAAGGAGAAGGTCTGAATATCTTTAATCCTTTTGATCGGTTTCCTTATTTTTAAGTCTGTTATATACCCGCACTATACTTGGGTAATCGTTGGTGTACTTTGATATTGGTTTTATAATAAAACATAGATGAGAAATAGATGTTCAAGATTTTCTAAATACATCAGATGGCAATTTGCATAATGCTCTTGTACTGGAAGTACCTTAACTGGTAAGTGATACCTCTCTTATGAGTACTTTCACCACTGATTGGATCGGGGTGGGGTGGTGGTTGGGTGCTGTGGAGTGGGGTGGGAGGGGGAGCTTTCCCTTCTAATATGGACTTAATGGAGGCATTCAGGGAAACTATACACATTTCATTTTTAGGCTACATCAAACCTGTTCAAATTCAGAGGAACTAATGTGTTCAACCGGAGCACTTAATTATATTCCTTGAAATGTGATCTGATAACAGCTGATATTTAGAAAATTCATTTTGTTGATGGAACATTATCTTCCTCTAGAGGTTTTGACGAAGGAAAATATTGTGGAGCCAATGCGAGATATTAGGAGAGCTCTTCTGGAGGCTGATGTAAGTAACTGCTACATTATTCTTATATCAGTGCTTAGGTACAAAATAAGGATTTTTGGGTCCTGCTTGGTTAATATAGGTAAGCCTTCCTGTTGTACGAAGGTTTGTGCAAGCTGTTAGTGACCAAGCTGTTGGTGTTGGTGTGATTCGAGGAGTGAGACCTGATCAACAATTGGTTAAGGTATATAAGCTACCATGAGTTTT contains:
- the LOC103500906 gene encoding probable small nuclear ribonucleoprotein G isoform X2; the protein is MSRSGQPPDLKKYMDKKLQIKLNANRLVIGTLRGFDQFMNLVVDNTVEVNGNEKTDIGMVIRGNSVVTVEALEPVNRMQ
- the LOC103500906 gene encoding probable small nuclear ribonucleoprotein G isoform X1, producing the protein MSRSGQPPDLKKYMDKKLQIKLNANRLVIGTLRGFDQFMNLVVDNTVEVNGNEKTDIGMVVIRGNSVVTVEALEPVNRMQ
- the LOC103500905 gene encoding putative pentatricopeptide repeat-containing protein At3g11460, mitochondrial, which gives rise to MKNHRKSKSMNALSTPWNTQLRELAKRCQFLQALSLYPQMLRHGDRPNAFTFPFALKSCAALSHPILGGQFHGQIIKVGCIFEPFVQTGLISMYCKGSLVENARKVFDENFHSRKLTVCYNALISGYASNSKCSDAVLLFRQMNEEGIPVNSVTLLGLIPACVSPINLELGSSLHCSTLKYGFDSEVSVVNCFITMYMKCGSVNYAQKLFDEMPVKGLISWNAMVSGYAQNGLATNVLELYRNMDMNGVRPDPITLVGVLSSCANLGAQSVGHAVEFKIQASGFTNNPFLNNALINMYARCGNLTKAQSVFDGMPERTLVSWTAIIGGYGMHGHGEIAVQLFKEMIRSGIEPDGTAFVCVLSACSHAGLTDQGLEYFKMMKRNYRLEPGQEHYSCMVDLLGRAGRLKEAQNLIESMPIKPDGAVWGALLGACKIHKNVELAELAFERVIEHEPENIGYYVLLSNIYSDANNSKGVLRIRIMMKEKKLKKDPGCSYVELKGRVHPFIVGDRNHPQSDEIYRVLEELEAIIMQEFGKPKKDNREESNKDFFTGVGVHSEKLAVAFGLLNTTTGAEVVIIKNLRICEDCHLFFKMVSKIADRQLTVRDATRFHHFRNGSCSCKDYW